GACAAGTATCCGCGCCAACTCTCGGGCGGCCAGAAGCAGCGCGTCGGCATCGCCCGCGCGCTGGCAACCGAACCGAAAATCCTGCTCTGCGACGAGGCGACGAGCGCGCTCGACCCGCAGACGACGCAGTCGGTGCTGCGGCTGCTGGCCGAGATCAACCGCGAGCTGGGCCTGACCATCGTGCTGATCACCCACGAAATGGACGTGATCCGCACGATCTGCGACCGCGTCGCGGTGCTCGACGGCGGCAAGATCGTCGAACACGGCCCGGTGGCCGACGTGTTCCTGCACCCGAAGCACGTCACCACGAGGCGCTTCGTGCAGGAGTCCGAGCACGTCGACGAAAACGAACAGAACGACGATTTCGCCCATGTCCCGGGCCGCATCGTCCGGCTGACGTTCCGTGGCGAGGCGACGTACGAACCGGTGCTCGGCAAGGTCGCGCGCGACTGCGGCGTCGATTTTTCCATCCTCGCCGGCCGCATCGACCGGATCAAGGACACGCCGTACGGCCAGTTGACGCTGGCGCTGACCGGCGGCGACGTTGATGCGGCGCTGGCCCGATTTGCATCTGAAGGACTGACCGTCGAGGCGCTGCGCTAAATGCTGGATACCCTGATCCCCACCCTGCTGCCGAACGTCGACTGGATCGACCTGTGGCAAGCCTGCCAAGACACGTTTTCGATGCTCGGCTGGTCGCTGCTGTTCACGCTGGTCCTCGGCCTGCCGCTCGGCGTACTGCTGTTCCTGACCGGAAGGCGCCAGCTGCTGGCCCAGCCGCTCGTCTACGGCGTGCTGTCCTTCGTCGTCAACGTGCTGCGCTCGGTACCCTTCGTGATCCTGCTGATCGTGATGATCCCGCTGACGACGCTGATCACCGGCACCTCGTTCGGCGTCGCCGGCGTGGTGCCGCCGCTGGTCGTCGGCGCGACGCCGTTCTTTGCCCGGCTGGTCGAAACCGCGCTGCGCGAAGTCGACCGCGGCATCATCGAGGCAACGCAGGCGATGGGCGCGACGACGCGGCAGATCGTCCTCGGCGCGCTGCTGCCCGAAGCGCTGCCCGGCATCCTCGCCGCGGCGACGGTCACCGCGATCACGCTCGTGTCGTACTCGGCGATGTCCGGCCTCGTCGGCGGCGGCGGTCTCGGCGATCTGGCGGTCCGCAACGGCTACCAGCGCTTCCAGACCGACGTGATGGTCGTCACCGTCATCCTGCTGCTGGTGCTGGTGCAGGCGCTGCAGATGGCCGGCGATCGCCTCGTTACCCATTTTTCCCGCAAGTGAAACCCGCCGGCCGTCCCACCCGGATGCGGCCGGTTTTAGATAAGTCCCACAAGGAGAGAAAGCAATGAAGAAGATCCTCGCTCTGATCGCGGCGGCCGTCGCGCTGAACGCCACCGCGGCCGACAAGCTCGTCGTCGGCGCCACCGCCGTACCGCACGCCGAGATCCTCGAGTTCGTCAAACCGACGCTGGCCAAGGAAGGCGTGACGCTCGACGTCAAGGTCTTCACCGACTACGTGCAGCCGAACGTCCAGGTCGCGGAAAAGAAGCTCGACGCCAACTTCTTCCAGCACAAGCCCTACCTCGATGAGTTCAACAAGGGCAAGGGCACCAACCTCGTGACCGTGACCGGCGTGCATATCGAGCCGTTCGGCATCTACTCGGGCAAGGTCAAGAAGCTCGCCGAGCTGAAGGAAGGCGCCACCGTGGCGATCCCGAACGACGCGACCAACGGCGGCCGCGCGCTGCTGCTGCTCGAGAAGGCCGGCCTGATCAAGCTGAAGGATTCGGCCAACCTGTCGGCAACCCAGCGCGACATCGTGCAGAACCCGAAGAAGCTGAAGATCCGCGAACTCGAAGCCGCCATGCTGCCGCGCGTGCTGAACCAGGTCGACATCGCCCTGATCAACACCAACTACGCGCTCGAAGCCAAGCTGAACCCGACCAAGGACGCACTGGCGATCGAAGGCAGCCAGTCGCCGTACGTGAACATCCTCGTCGCCCGTCCGGACAACAAGGACAGCGCCGCGATGAAGAAGCTTGCCGCCGCGCTGACCAGCCCGGCCACCAAGAAGTTCATCCTCGACAAGTACAAGGGCGCCGTGGTGCCGGCGTTCTGATCGTCGCCCGCATCTAGCGCAAAACGAGCCCGGCGTCTGCCGGGCTTTTGCTGGCTCGCAAATACGCCACATCGGTTATGCTTACGCCAAATACCGATTCATCCGGCATAAGCAGGCCTGACCGCTTACGCTTCTGGAGACGACCGTTGTCCGTGCCCACCGACAGCGCCACCGAAGCCGTCGAACTGATCGCCTGCCACGAGTGCGACCAGCTGCAGCGGCTGCACTACCCGCCCAGGGCGCGCGTCGTCCGCTGCTGCCGCTGCGGCGCCGAAGTCTACCGCTATCATCCGGATGCGCTGAACCGCACGCTGGCGCTGACGGTCGCCTCGCTGCTGCTGTTCATCGTCGCCAACGCCTTTCCGATCGTCGCCATCGACATGCAGGGCAATGTGCTGTCGACGAGCATGTTCGGCGCAGTTGCGCATCTGTGGACCACCCATGTCCCCATCGTCGCCGTGCTGGTCGCGCTGACGACGCTGATCGTGCCGTCGCTGACGCTGCTGCTGCTGATCTACCTGCTCGGGCTGATGCAACTCGGGCGCCGCCCGCCCGGTGCGGCCGAGCTGCTGCGGCTGCTGCACCTGTCGCGCCCGTGGGGCATGATCGAGGTCTATCTGCTCGGCATCCTCGTCTCGGTCGTCAAGCTGATGGCCTACGCCGCGGTGATTCCCGGCGTCTCGCTGTGGGCGCTGGTGCTGCTGATCCCGCTGATGGCGGCCATGCTCGGCTCGATCCACACCGACCTGATCTGGCGCCGGCTGGAGCAACTGAAATGACCACCGCGCAACGGATGCGTCTGGCGAACTGCCACGATTGCGGCCTGCTCTCGCGCCTGCCCGGCGGACACGGCCACTGCCCGCGCTGCGGCGCGGCGCTGCATTTCCGCAAGCCTGCCAGCCTCGCCAAGACCTGGGCCTACCTGATCGCGGCAATCATCCTCTACATTCCCGCCAACACGCTGCCGATGATGATCACCGGCTCGATCGTCGGCACCCAGGCCGACACGATTCTGAGCGGCGTCGTCTACCTGTGGACCAGCGGTGAATGGCCACTGGCGGCGCTGGTGTTCTTCGCCAGCATCATGGTGCCGCTGCTGAAGATGATCGCCATCCTGCTGCTGCTGATCACCTGCCAGCGCCGCTCGCGCTGGCAACCGCAACAGCGGATCAAACTGTACCGGCTGGTCGAATTCGTCGGCCGCTGGTCGATGCTCGACATCTACGTCGTCACCATCCTCGCGGCGCTGGTGCAGGTGCAGTCGCTCGCGTCGATCGCCGCCGGCCCGGCCGCGGTCGCCTTCGCCATCGTCGTCGTGCTGACGATGTTGTCGGCGATGAGTTTCGACCCGCGGCTGATCTGGGATCCGATCGACGAAGAACAAGAAGCTTCAGGAGAAAACCATGACACAAGCCACTGACCCGCTCGGCCCCGATCCCATCAATCGCTTACCCGAGGCCAAGGAAGACCCGCCGAAAAAGCGTTCGCTGCAGCTGGTGTGGGTCATCCCGATCGTCGCCGCGCTGATCGGCGGCTGGCTGGCGGTCAAGGCCGTGCTCGACCGCGGCCCCGAGATCACCA
This window of the Jeongeupia sp. USM3 genome carries:
- a CDS encoding methionine ABC transporter ATP-binding protein, which translates into the protein MTIQFKNIHKSYRVGGRDVPALSGIDLTINPGEIFGMIGHSGAGKSTLVRLINLLERPTGGELLIDGDDITRFDDDALRALRRRIGMIFQHFNLLSSKTVADNVAFPLRLAGTKSRAEIDARVTELLARVGLAEHADKYPRQLSGGQKQRVGIARALATEPKILLCDEATSALDPQTTQSVLRLLAEINRELGLTIVLITHEMDVIRTICDRVAVLDGGKIVEHGPVADVFLHPKHVTTRRFVQESEHVDENEQNDDFAHVPGRIVRLTFRGEATYEPVLGKVARDCGVDFSILAGRIDRIKDTPYGQLTLALTGGDVDAALARFASEGLTVEALR
- a CDS encoding methionine ABC transporter permease, whose translation is MLDTLIPTLLPNVDWIDLWQACQDTFSMLGWSLLFTLVLGLPLGVLLFLTGRRQLLAQPLVYGVLSFVVNVLRSVPFVILLIVMIPLTTLITGTSFGVAGVVPPLVVGATPFFARLVETALREVDRGIIEATQAMGATTRQIVLGALLPEALPGILAAATVTAITLVSYSAMSGLVGGGGLGDLAVRNGYQRFQTDVMVVTVILLLVLVQALQMAGDRLVTHFSRK
- a CDS encoding MetQ/NlpA family ABC transporter substrate-binding protein, translated to MKKILALIAAAVALNATAADKLVVGATAVPHAEILEFVKPTLAKEGVTLDVKVFTDYVQPNVQVAEKKLDANFFQHKPYLDEFNKGKGTNLVTVTGVHIEPFGIYSGKVKKLAELKEGATVAIPNDATNGGRALLLLEKAGLIKLKDSANLSATQRDIVQNPKKLKIRELEAAMLPRVLNQVDIALINTNYALEAKLNPTKDALAIEGSQSPYVNILVARPDNKDSAAMKKLAAALTSPATKKFILDKYKGAVVPAF
- a CDS encoding paraquat-inducible protein A; the encoded protein is MPTDSATEAVELIACHECDQLQRLHYPPRARVVRCCRCGAEVYRYHPDALNRTLALTVASLLLFIVANAFPIVAIDMQGNVLSTSMFGAVAHLWTTHVPIVAVLVALTTLIVPSLTLLLLIYLLGLMQLGRRPPGAAELLRLLHLSRPWGMIEVYLLGILVSVVKLMAYAAVIPGVSLWALVLLIPLMAAMLGSIHTDLIWRRLEQLK
- a CDS encoding paraquat-inducible protein A, whose product is MTTAQRMRLANCHDCGLLSRLPGGHGHCPRCGAALHFRKPASLAKTWAYLIAAIILYIPANTLPMMITGSIVGTQADTILSGVVYLWTSGEWPLAALVFFASIMVPLLKMIAILLLLITCQRRSRWQPQQRIKLYRLVEFVGRWSMLDIYVVTILAALVQVQSLASIAAGPAAVAFAIVVVLTMLSAMSFDPRLIWDPIDEEQEASGENHDTSH